One Callithrix jacchus isolate 240 chromosome 4, calJac240_pri, whole genome shotgun sequence genomic window, TCAGCTCTGTTGGCTTCTTTCTTAGAGTCCACCTGTTTAGCAAGATGGCTGCTCACATTGcagtttcttgtattttcttctataaaagTTCTGTGCCTGACTCTTATTGGCCTATATTGGGTCATAGGACAGAGAATGACATCTCTGATTGGTAAGTCTGAGTCACATGTTCATCCCTGGAATCAGGGGTAGAGTTAAGTCTGTTGAAGCACTTAGGGTGGTTCTCCTAGAagttcaaattattattatttttaaatgaaaggtcTCACATATTTATTACTGACCCAAGCCAACAAATGCGTTCATAACAgattcagagagaaaaaatatattcccaGTAAAACATGTCCAACTCTCCAGATAGTGGGAACATTTTCAGCTTGATATAGTAATGTGATTGTGACCTTCAGACCGCATAAATATGTGTGCCACCTCATGTGCAATTCCTTCTAGGCCCAGCTTGGTTCTTCTCCAATGTCTCCTTTTGGAGTTGTACCTGATTTTACTACCAGTTTTCATCCAAATCCACTGGGGACTGGGacgattttgcttttgtttcttggccAGGAATTGCTTAATCCTGAAAGTCTTGTGAGAAGTCATGGCGAGAAGCGGAGTCAAGCACACACCACgatggaagagaaaggaagcgGGGGAGAAGTTCAAATTATTAATAGCActaattaaaagaaaggaaaatatatactgCCTAGCCAAAAAAGAGCATATATGCTCACCACATGATACGCTTATGTCTCTCAGGAGGGAAAAATTTCTATTTGTAAGTAGGGTGCTGCAACTGAAACAACTAACGTTTTTAGTTCTAATGTTTGAGCTACATGACAGAGTTCTTCATGACAAGTAGATGAGTATGTTTGAGCTACATGACAGAGTTCTGAATGGTAAGTAGATGAGTATGCCGTGAAAGAGTTTCATTAACCTCTGAACAATGCTTTATACTTAAATTCCATCacttactccagaggctgagaatgTACCTGTTGGAGGGTATTTTCTGAATATCTGAATTTTATTAAAGCCACTCAGTAACAAAGTTTATGAACATAATGAATTAGTTGTAGAAGTTATTTTGTATTGCCCATGTTGTCTTTTATTAGatcttttaattaagaaaatagagTATTCTCAAtgttaaaaggttttttttcaactatgtaacttttctgtatttgcctttaAAATCCTTTGCCATTTTGGTACTGTCTTATAATAACCTGTGATCCTAATCAAGtgttttgattttgagacagagtctcactctgtcaccaacctggagtgcagtcgtgtgattttggttcactgcaaactctgcctcctgggttcaagcgattctcctgcctcagtctccacagtagctaggactatgggtgtgtaccaccacacccagctaatttttgtatttttagtagagacggggtttcaccatgttggccaggatgatcttgatgtcttgacctcgtgacccacctgccttgaccccccaaagtgctgggattacaggcgtgagccactgcacccagctgtgttttgatatttttgacaaactttccaaaacCAAACCTTTGATACTGATAAAAATCAAacctttaatatttatattaatattgacaaatatttttgtatttttgataagctttccaaaatcaaattctaaattaagCCTTTTTTACCCCAAATTGACTTTGGAACGGGTCTTTCCATAAAAGAGAAATGTTAAGCTAATTAGGCTTAATTGACATGTTAAATTTGCAGAATAAGCATTGTCAAATAAGCGCAATGATAATTGTTTACGTGTTCCAGAAATTACGTGAAATTACGAGAAATCTGTAATAATGTTATCAGTCATAATTCTGGTTATTATGTTAAAATGTTGTATatcacagaaataataattttatgtgtcaattgtGTCATTATCATAATAAACTCATTGGATCTTTAACCAAGACCACTTTAAGTCTTGTCATCCATAGACAGTAAATTGTTTTACTCTGATGCTCTCCTGAAAGGTTTTGTAGGTACCTATAATCCTAAAATAGTATATCTCCAAGGAAATTTATGGAGAATATTCTGACAATTACAGGTTTCTGATAACACAATAATATGGCATTGGACTGTGTAAGAACCTCCAGAACTCTAATGAAGAAACATATTGGTTCGTAAGTTGCTAGTCCAACATCAAACAAAATGAGAATTAATTATATGGAACTAAATGAACTGATGAAAAagaaccaggctgggcacagtggctcatggctgtaatcccagcatttggggaggctgaggcacacagatcactcgagcccaggatttcaagaccagcctggccaacacggcaaaaccctatctctactaaaaatacccaaaattggttgggcctggtggtgcatgcccataatcccagctctcgggaggctgaggcataagaaccACTTAAATCCCAAAGGATTTAAGTTGCAGTGAGGTTCCAACctcacagaggttgcagtgagccgtgattgtgccactgcactccagcctgggtgacagaggaagactctgtctcaaaaaaaagagagagaaataattcagcttgtgttttgttttgtttctgttttagagacatgttgcccagactggcttgactcaaactcctgggctcaagcagtccttctatctcagcctccagagtagctgggactacaggcatatgccaccgcaTCCAGCAAAAATTGGTTTTTTATTATCTGCTTCATATTTGTATTCCAAATttaagggatttaaaaaaatatatctatagcTTACAAGAATTTGGTAAATTATACCTTTGTAACATAATTGAAAcaataccttttttctttctacttgatCTCTCCATAATTCAGAAACTGTTAGTGAGaaaggatctcgctctgtcacccaggccggagtacagcaGCATCATCACGGcctactgaaacctccacctcccaggctcagatgatcctcctacctcagcgcAGAGTAGCTGGGCATGTAACATGATACCCagctgatttgtttgttttttgtagagacaaggtctcattatgttgcccaggctggtcttaaagtcctgggctcaagaaatccgcccacttctgcctcccaaagtgctgggattataggtgtgagacaccacacctggctgaatattcttattttatgacAATATCGTTATCTGAATAAGTGCAATAAGAATTTGTTctctttataacagaatacaATTGGAAACATTGGTTATTTTACTAAGGCTTTGGCTGGAGCATCATATTTGAAAATGTGCATCGAACACTGGGTTTTTTTAGCCTTATGAAAAGAAGGCCCAGAAActttaaagatattttgaagATCTGAAGAACAGTTGACCCAAATCtattggtattacaggtatgacgGCATAAGAGAGTGAGTCCTTGGCTTGGCTTCCTAGTCTGGaaaggtgatatagtttggatatttggaTATTTCAATCCAAACCTTAGGTTGAAatatgatccccagtgttggaggtggggcctagtgggaggtgtttggtttATGGGagtagatccctcatgaatggctcgATGCTCTGGATGCTCTCGCTGAAGTAATGAGTGAGTCTCACTCTAGCAGCCCATGAAAGAACAGGTTGTTTAAAGGAGCCTGGTACCTCCTCCTCTCTTTCGTCTTGCTCCCTCACTGGCCATCTGACACATCAGTTCcccttgcctttcaccatgaatTAAAGCTTCCTAAGgctctcaccagaagccaagcagatgcttgCACCATGATTCTTAtatagcctgtagaactgtgagccaaatacaccttttttctgtgtaaattacccagcctcaggtattcctttagagCAATGCAAAACAAACTAGacaaaagacttttaaaagtctAATCTGAGATTCCTTACCAAATGTTCCAGTGAAGCAGGCTTAAAAAGAGCTTGCGTGGTCAATCACTATTCTTGTTATACTTGTTAATCAGATTAGACTTGTTCTGCAGGCTGATTGATCTTGCCATAATTGACTTTGGTGGGGATGGGGATGACCaacagaaaaattatgtttcagaagaaaactATTATATACCTGTTATTAGATTCTAGCCCTGTTCATTTTGTAAAGCTTTTACTTGTAAACTGGACTGGATCCTGGATTCTTTTAGtttccttcaatatctagttgTAACTCTTCAAACTAACATTTCCAATTTCCTTCTATCTTTCTGACTTGGAATCAGTAAGAACAAAACCTTCCCTTTCCCAGAAGCCCTGCAAGCTGAAGCTGGACAACTTAATCTAGACTTAAAGAGAACTCACCACCACAGTTTATGTATGGACAACTTTTGTGCCTGCTGCTGGGAGCTGCACAGACATCACTCGAAACATTCAAACTGCAAAAGATGCTTCAAAGCCAAGTATAATGGCTcatgcatatagtcccagctactaaggatgctgaggtgggaggattactagAGGCCAGaaatgcaagaccagcctgggtaacatagcgagaccccacatcaaaaaaaaaaaaaaaaagctgggcatggtgacatgtgcctgtagtaccagctactcagaaagttcaggcaagaggatcccttgagcctagaagttcaagaccagcctggcaatatagcaagatcctgtctctgaaaaaaaaaaaaagttaaaaaattatttttaaaaatataagatgcttCAAATCTAACATCTGCCACTCTTCTGACTGCCCTCTGGACTCAGAGACCACATTTCTAGCCATTAACCGTTGTTTTCACTTTGCCTAATTGATCTGATTTGTGCATGGAAGCTTTGGCTAAGGAGCACACACCACACTCTTGGTATTATCCTCCTGACAGTCATAATAATTGTCTCCCTCTCAAAAGGTCTAAAATGTTTGCATGCAGCATTAGTTGAATGGCAAATGGTCTCTATCCAAATGGctggaacaatttttaaaaatcaaagaaaagcatGATATCTAGGTCACCAGGACCTATAAGTGACATGTTGAGGCCAAGAACTGGGAATGGTGGTGAATGAGAGTAACACTGATGCCCCAGGTTTCGGTCACACTCACCTAGGTGACAGATAGCCTGACCAAAATGTGGGgatattgttaaataaaatttacaggaGGCCATTGATTTGGACCAAGCTCCTGCACTAGACCCCAtcagaccaaaccaaaatggagtcactcatgctaaagTTTCATGTCAccaaactgaaacaagaaatcAGGAGAAAAACATAATTAATGCCAAATCCCCAAACTGGCCTCTTTTAGCCAGCATGATAAGGAAGGATGCTTTAACCCTTACAAGGAAAGTAACTTTTAAACAAACAGTGTACTGTTTGTTCctcatttctgctttcttcaaGCCTTTTCCTGTCTTAAATACTCACTGCCCATGTTATAGAATAGAGCTCTCTGTACCTCTTCTGGTTGTGAGTGCCGCCTGATTCATAAATCATTCTTCACTCAAATAAACTCTGTTAACTTTATTTTGTTGAAAGTTTTTCACTCCCCGGATCTAGAATCTCTTTAAAAAGCTGAAGAAACTTTAAGCAATCCTAACTTGGCACACTTAAGACCTAAGGGCAGGAGAAGGTAGTAACAGAGACATGGAGCAACACtaataagttatttttaatatttgaaagacGACACATGGAAACTGTACAATTACTAGAGATAAGGAACTAAGCTAACCATAATGTCCTGTTTCTAAGTTTGGGCTGGACTTACTTCAATTCACGACAAGAACTGTGATAATCTTATGCCATCAAGGGTTTTGTTGGTAGTTATAAATAGCCTTCGTTAACAAAAGTGGGAGGGTAAGCCAATCATTATCTAATAAAGCAGTTCATTTTCATCATGGGTGTGGGTCcaagagaacaaagacacaaccaCAGGGACCCTTGGAGATAAAGTAGATGGAAACCTCTGATATGACTGAACCTCCCTGGTCAGAGGAGGGAATGTAAAGCCAGTCGGGTAGGCCAATAGCAAGTTAATAAATAGGATTCAAACCTACATCTATGGACAACTCAACTTACCGTTTAAGCCTACAAATGTATTATAGCACAGAGGATATAGCTATTGCCTGTCTACTAAGTCCTATGACTTAAACAATAGAACATACAGACCAGCAATGTCTAACAGAACTTTCTGcaactgaaactgcctttgcaaaaattgtaacagaaaattatgacagtgaaagagatctgacctaatcAACTCCATCTTGTGTTTAACCTCCAAACTGCCCTTGGTCATTCCTGGTgtgggccaagctaactttggcaGAAATGTATAGTTTAAACGAAAATAGTCCTCAAAACTAAaccacctttgtaaaactaatggaGGCTGACCAGGTTAGGAGGATAAAAGGGGCCTGAACTCTGCTACCACACAGGCACAGCTAAATGATTAGCAGCCATTATTCCAGAAGATTTGCACCTTCCCCAATCACTCCTGTAAATAAtgtcactattgtagaacctaagattggccttttgagatgtcttttcaagcttttgcatttctgaccaGATGGCCCCACCAGGACCAGTGACTCttctgtggcccccacccagcaGTGGACTCAGTGCACCAGGACCAGCTTCCACACCCTGAGGGTttcatccccaaccaatcagcagcaccaATTCCCTAGTCCTCTGTCTGCCAATCTATCCTTGCAAAACCCTAGCCTCCACATTTTtggggaggctgatttgagtaataacgaAGCTCCCATTTCCCCTTCAGTCAGCTCTCTGTATTAAACTCCTTCTCTTTTGCCATTTCCCTTTCTTGAGAAATCTGCTCTATCTGGGCATTTgcatcatctgtaaaattaaattCCTCCTCTAAATTATTCAAAGCATAGGCagttattttcaaacttttttttttttttgagatggagtcttgctctgtcacccaggctggagtgcagtggcacactctcagcttactgcaacccctgcctcttgggttcaagtgattctcttgcctcagcctcctgagtagctgggatcacaggcaggtgccaccatacccaggtaattttttgtgtgtatttttagtagagacaggttttctactactaccatgctggtctcaaactcctgacctcaggtggtccacccatctCCGTCTCCCAgggtgttggaattataggcgtgagccactacacccagcctattttcaaACTTTAAATCACAAAATCCCTTCttcaaggaagaaaatattatttccataCCAATTTAAATGCAAACTAGCAGTGTGAACATAGGGGAGGGCCTAGGCCCAACTCACCCCTCCCCTCACTGTTTATCCTTATCGGGTCTCACCTACCCTTGCTGGCTTCACCTGCCCTTGTCCACCTGGGCCCTCAGGAACCTCCTCAAAACGCCTAAAATTACACTAAACACAATTTGAAAGCCACCAattaaaaaagcagaagaaaccaGTATCAGGTAATTcccctaataaatatttactgaacagcAACTAAGAACCAGAAACTGATCTAAATGATGTAGGGGGTGCATGGGAAATAAGGTCCCTgacacaaagaaacaggaaaaggcGATCATGTTTGTCAATAACATCTTTGGATGTTAGATGCTGGATGCTCCTTAGCTCATTTTGCCCTGTAATGAGCCCTGTGGTCCTCCTTTCACAGTTTAGTACACTGGGTTCCAAAGAGCTCACCTAGgggcacacacaccatgcaccaGGGGGTGCTAGGACCCAGGTCTTCCTGACCAGAGCTGTGCTGTGCCCTGCAGAGCTTGCCATCGAGATGGGGAGTTTCTCTGTACCCAGATACGCAAACACAGGCCTTCTGGAGctggaaatgtgagaaataacATGACTGTCTGAGGGTTATGCTGCCAATGGATCAAAGAGAAGATATTCACAAGTAGCTCCCAGGCTCAGAGCCTCTACTATAAACAGATAGAATATAGGTAGTATCTAAATAGAGTTGTTAGATAGGGGGGTGTGGCAGCCATGAAaagacaggaaaggaaaggccGAGTCAGATGTATACAAGGTGGACACAAGCACAATCAGGGGACCAGAAGCAGGCCAAAGAGTTGGGTACGTCTAACCCATCCCAGGATCCCAGGGCATCCTGACTGTGGGAAGAATTCATCAGCTCTTGAGCTTGAAGCCAGAGAGTCTTGTGTCATTCTAGCTCCTAAGTTCTGAGTCCAGGCCCACTGTGTGCTATCTCTGCCAGCAAGAGGAAGAAGTGCCAGTGGGAGGGATCTTCTTTCTTCCTGGAGATGCCCAGCATTGAAGTGCTTCCAGAAGGCCCAGACCACCAAGCCAGGCCAGTCAGCCCTGCTTAATACTTCTTTTTCAACCCAGAGTCATCTCTCCTTAACTGCTCCATCGTCAGAGATTTCTCTCCTTGATGAAGGATTTCTcatgatgaattttaaaagtggTCATGAGCCATGATGTGGTTTCCCATGAAGTACTGACCACAGGAAGAAATGTGCTGACTGAACCCTGAGATGTGAGGCTCAGATGTGAGGGACCAACAGCACTTATTGACACTGCATGGGCCCTGAAGTTAGTTTCAGCAAAGACTTTAAAGCTATTACATATTTgttcaaagaattaaagaaaacgATAATGACAATGACTCAATAGACAAGGAGTCTCAACAGAGAGGTGGAAACTATAAACAAGAACTGAATGGAACATTCACTTCTGGCATAATGTGGTGACAAGATAAACACACCCCCTCCCAGAAAAGTAATTATAAAGCTGAACACAACTGCCAATACATATGTAACACTTCTTAAAATGGAGGAACCCTTTGTTCAAACAGAAGTGCACATGGGAACTCAACTTGTGCATGGAACAAATAGAAACCTGAGGGGGAAGCAGACCATCCTTCTCCCTTAGTTTGACCTGCTCTCTTCTTTGATGGGTCTCAACACCCCCTTGAGAACCAGGGCAGTGAACCAGTAAACTGGCATTTGGGGGGTTCACCTCAGCCCCTCAGGGTAAAGCTGGATTATATGGCAATAATCTTATCTCCAGAGGGCCTTGGTTTAGGTCAGTGGATCTTACTATAACCATTACATCCCAGGAGCCTTTCTAGAAATTCGTGAGGACTTTTGAGGTTATCTAAAAATTGGGGATTAGTGTTGGCCTGTAGGGAGTGAGGGCCAGAGTTGCTGGGTGTGCCAAAATATGCCAGACTGTGCTCCACAATAAATTATCCTGCAGCCTTTACAACTTTTGAATGTCCCGAAATCTGTTTATTATATAAACTAATAAAAGTGAACCTAACTCACTTTTCATATAAACAAAACATGATTTTCCATAGTTTTAATATGTGTGTATTGCTAGAAATAAGACCACCACATAAATCAAGCTAAGCGGTactttggcttctttttcttctttacctttACCAAAAGTTGTTCATTGTTTCAAAAGTTGCACCATGACCACAGAAGATATCtacagagaaataataataaataataaagaaagccACACCACTGATAGTAGCATGGCTTGTGGCATCTGAGTTGCCAATACAACACCTCAGATCAGTCTGCATTTTCCCACTAGCTCATCTGGCATCTAATGCAATTATATCAAACATCTGTATAATGAAATTCACATTGTAAAAGGTCTCCAACTTATGGTAGtttgacttacaatttttcaactttatgatgctACAAAAGTGATATTTACTCAGTAGCTCCTAGATTTGTGATGGGGTTACATCCAAACCAGATGTAACCCTGTTATAAGCTGAGGAGCATCTGCACTTTATCATGTTACTTTCCTTTTATTCTGTCTTATAATACACCTAGGGCATTGTATTGATGTGTTTTGAAATTGAACGTAGAGGCCAATTATATTATCTATGATTTTCATGATAAATAAAAGGactacaaaaatatttcttgtacAAAGGGGATGTCGGTCAGACAGAGAACCACTGACTTAGACAGCACTCATCATTTCCACCATCTCTTTACTACTT contains:
- the LOC108591275 gene encoding large ribosomal subunit protein eL39-like produces the protein MTSHKTFRIKQFLAKKQKQNRPSPQWIWMKTGSKIRYNSKRRHWRRTKLGLEGIAHEVAHIFMRSEGHNHITISS